tatGTAGCGACTGTTTTgatacaaccgtcgctaatttaaatttAGCAACAGTTTAAATTATACCAtcactgaaacgtctgcttttCATTTTACTTAAAAATGTActagaaatatatatttttttcaccataatttcgaaaatttacaTATGTACACTTTAAAATACCTTGACACcattttctaaaataaaacaaccaactagtatttgaaaattaaaagaaatattcGAAACTTGAAATCGTCAACCGTTTTACcgaacctaaaaagcaataaatgtgaaaagtatagcccatactagacatctcaaaaaccactcaaaagcataaataaataatcttaaaaatcttaacataaatcataaacttaaatgcgaaaaataaaagcgctggtcctcgggtcatgtgcacctccagtccaatcaaatcaggcatccaagcctccctcaacattattatcatattcacctgcatcaatcacacctagttagtttaaagactcaacacatcatattcttgataccaaatattacgtataaaaccacaagcaATAGTGagaatacttttacgtaaaaataacatttcatgacatgcataaactttaaaacatgaacattttcatatcatcctcaacttattcatataaatattatcatcaacatatacgtattcctttttccttttcgttgaattcagatcgttaattgtgactttcatgtTCATCTaagtctacgtgttgggcgatggatccatctacatataatcacagtactgggcggcaaggacatcagcaacactctcaccggtaaactgagcattggccttacgtattaacatatcatcgtatacatattcgtatccaaggaaacacgatcgtcgggctcccactgagaccataatactcacgatatttccaacatatcatcgtattagtcacaattacttaaCTTCCTTCATCgcttcatattctcatcactttataaaatttaaacatgcatataacgttttccttttaaaccaagcatgcgacATTTCTTTGACATTTCTTTAAAATGTCCACGTTAACTCatgaaatccataaacattttaaaaataacattttaacttatacatatccatgaacatttaaaataatcatattaacatataaaacagcattcagaacacTGCCAtaacgtttactaattttttggtgttaaattaccattttacccctggacgtaaaatttcacgttttttgactttttcttaattttattgactctaacatgtcccatataattatttaagcttaaattaaaattcacataattttatttatcttaaaaacTAGGTTTTTTAATTACTTCGTAATTAttcgttttgaaggcgttttaatcccgaagaattccaaactttaatataaaatttctaaatttaaaacttagactttttatatgattttagccctcgtgaaccacgactcgacccccgtgagccgtgtttcaATTTAAAAATCAAGAATACCCTAAATTCGAACCACTTGAGCAACCCTATGGACCATCTCTCGGTTTCATCGAGCcaagcccgagccaccttgagccatcCACTGGCTCGAACTCCCCTGGTCCATACTGAACCCCCTGGACCCCCCTAGGACTCACCCCCAACGCACAGCAAACCCCCTGCACAAAACAGGAGAGTCGTGCGGGTCTTCGTGCATGCGCCTAGTCTCCCTCACTTCCTGGACCCTTCACCCGAGCCACTCCCAAGCCCAGAAAACCCTGGACCAACCTCCACCTCCCACGTGGCACTATTCCATTCGTCCAATCTGTATCTATGCCCGATTCCTTCTTCTTTCCTCCTCCTTCTCTTCTTTCCTCCTCTTATCTTTGCCCTCTCATTCTCCCATTTCTCAGTTTCTCAATTCCTCCCAGAAAAATTTTTTTAGACGAAGTTGAGAAGATCTACAACATAATTCGGAATGGCAGATAATCGAAATCAAGAAGATCCCGGTGTCCTCTATTTACAAGCGACACATATGTCATCAAGAGTGTCTTCGTTAACCGTTGATGATATTGTCAAAGTGAAGAGGTTAGACAATTTGATTTGGaagttatatactgataatTACTTACACAGGCGTGTACtagcatatataaatcatatgggtttttatggagttttagaataTGGGTCACAAGTTCTTGATAATCATTTGATTACTGCGCTTGTTGAACGTTGGCGACGCGAGACACACACGTTTCATTTTACATGTGGTGAAGCAACAGTGACATTACAAGATGTTTCAATAATTTGGGGTCTAACAATTGATGGTGAAGCAGTAACTGGAGTAGATTTATCACATAAAGTTGAGGAATGGCAACACATatgtttggatatgttgggattTTTGCCAGcatcaaaatatttgaaaggtggTCATCTGTCTATGACTGCAATACACGATCATTGTATAACTAACCATGTTAATGATAAAATTTCAGAAGTAGATGTTGTGAAATTTAGTCGTTGTATTGAGTTAATGATTATTGGAGGATTAATGTTCCCTGACTATCAAGGAGGGTCATGTAGACTAATATTTTTGCAACAGCTACGAGATGTTGATAACGTGAAGTCTTATAGTTGGGGTAGTGCAGTTTTAGCATTTCTATACCGTGAGTTGTGTAACGCGTCACGTATAGAGAAGACTACAATGGCTGGACCTTTATATATCCTGCAAGTATCATTAATGTGATGTGATTATTTAACACAA
This window of the Primulina tabacum isolate GXHZ01 chromosome 12, ASM2559414v2, whole genome shotgun sequence genome carries:
- the LOC142520205 gene encoding serine/threonine-protein phosphatase 7 long form homolog; this encodes MADNRNQEDPGVLYLQATHMSSRVSSLTVDDIVKVKRLDNLIWKLYTDNYLHRRVLAYINHMGFYGVLEYGSQVLDNHLITALVERWRRETHTFHFTCGEATVTLQDVSIIWGLTIDGEAVTGVDLSHKVEEWQHICLDMLGFLPASKYLKVLAFLYRELCNASRIEKTTMAGPLYILQIWAWSRIKCVNPDRDGLTLVVPPVDPDGFIPVSPYGARWKYGFSYTHSPTHFVRIIRDSLDRMNNNEFNWSVYQKNDIDVKTIIDSYNNRIWRCVCPLICFDIVEMCRPNRMQ